A single window of Colletes latitarsis isolate SP2378_abdomen chromosome 4, iyColLati1, whole genome shotgun sequence DNA harbors:
- the LOC143341186 gene encoding uncharacterized protein LOC143341186 has translation MYILRGLRIEFDQNVRVLENQREVSMNDIRYALKQEEEGRERRKGERVQRDPEGIRKAKNKPKSEIHCFNCGKRGHMANECHGKLKCFTCQKFGHISAECKETRNNKPCRGGKQRGGFQSRGHWERGGRGYGRREAMMKSSEETVMTVSDRGCVSKTFRDKGSIRKMDVKSVAWLLDSGCTSHMTYDEEIFEKLEDEAREITLADKEGRKLTSSGIGEVLMKQESVENKVR, from the coding sequence ATGTACATCCTCAGAGGTTTAAGAATTGAATTCGACCAAAACGTGAGAGTATTGGAGAATCAAAGAGAGGTGTCCATGAATGATATAAGATATGCGTTAAAACAGGAAGAAGAGGGAAGGGAAAGAAGAAAAGGTGAAAGGGTACAAAGAGATCCAGAAGGGATAAGAAAAGCAAAAAACAAACCGAAGAGTGAGATACATTGCTTCAATTGTGGTAAAAGGGGCCATATGGCTAATGAATGTCATGGTAAATTAAAATGCTTCACTTGCCAAAAATTTGGACACATATCAGCTGAGTGCAAAGAAACACGAAATAACAAACCCTGTCGAGGAGGAAAGCAAAGAGGTGGATTCCAGAGTAGGGGCCATTGGGAGAGAGGTGGACGTGGATATGGTAGAAGAGAAGCAATGATGAAGTCAAGTGAGGAAACTGTGATGACTGTCAGTGATAGAGGATGTGTGAGTAAAACATTCAGAGATAAAGGGAGTATTAGAAAAATGGATGTTAAAAGTGTAGCATGGTTGTTGGACTCAGGCTGTACGAGTCACATGACCTATGATgaagaaatatttgaaaagttggagGATGAGGCAAGAGAAATAACATTGGCGGATAAGGAAGGAAGGAAATTGACTTCTAGTGGTATTGGAGAGGTTCTTATGAAGCAAGAGTCAGTTGAAAATAAGGTGAGATAA